One Branchiostoma floridae strain S238N-H82 chromosome 1, Bfl_VNyyK, whole genome shotgun sequence genomic region harbors:
- the LOC118415005 gene encoding zinc transporter ZIP3-like produces MDLIIVQLLTLLGLLVTCLTFSLIPLALAWRASRPSSINNRLGSRFLGKVNSFVGGVFFATCFLHLLPEVRKDLGNNLRGYGIVTAYPVAELVTCVGFFIVHLVESLTHLCLPHDESPSRDRRSYNTVDEEGTTRPLIRGESKVDYGAVNPSAQGTGPSDSSVEVIRDDRDVGRNVHTFLLLIALSVHGTFEGVALGVQSSQSSLLSLFFVVVVHKSILALSLGMNVATGDLSLPYKVITCVVFSLAGPVGQGIGLLVTNADGGGLVTGILQGVAAGTLLHVTFMEVLSKDMKTSDMLSTLSAVIGFALIAGLTLLD; encoded by the coding sequence ATGGACCTGATCATCGTGCAGCTTCTGACCCTCCTCGGACTTCTGGTTACATGTTTGACATTCTCCTTGATCCCACTGGCCCTGGCATGGAGGGCATCCAGGCCGTCGTCAATAAACAACAGACTGGGCTCCCGTTTTCTTGGCAAGGTGAACAGCTTCGTGGGGGGAGTTTTCTTCGCAACGTGTTTTCTTCACTTGCTGCCAGAAGTGAGGAAGGACCTTGGGAACAACTTGCGTGGATACGGGATCGTTACGGCTTATCCCGTAGCCGAACTGGTGACGTGTGTTGGGTTTTTCATAGTTCATCTGGTGGAAAGTTTGACACATCTTTGTTTACCTCATGACGAAAGTCCGTCCCGGGACCGACGATCGTACAACACAGTCGATGAGGAGGGCACAACTCGTCCATTGATAAGAGGTGAATCCAAGGTGGACTACGGGGCAGTCAATCCTTCGGCACAAGGGACAGGGCCATCAGACAGTTCTGTGGAAGTAATACGTGATGACAGGGACGTGGGAAGAAACGTACATACATTCCTGCTTCTTATCGCTTTAAGCGTTCACGGGACGTTTGAAGGTGTTGCACTGGGTGTCCAATCCTCACAATCATCTCTTCTATCGCTGTTTTTCGTAGTTGTCGTCCACAAAAGCATCTTAGCCCTCAGTCTTGGGATGAACGTCGCAACCGGTGACCTGTCATTACCATACAAAGTCATCACCTGCGTAGTTTTTAGTCTAGCCGGTCCAGTAGGACAAGGTATTGGCCTCCTGGTCACCAACGCAGACGGCGGTGGTCTCGTCACCGGCATTCTGCAGGGGGTGGCTGCGGGAACTCTGCTTCATGTCACGTTCATGGAGGTACTTTCCAAAGACATGAAAACAAGCGATATGCTATCTACGCTGTCTGCCGTCATTGGGTTCGCTCTCATCGCAGGGTTGACTCTCTTGGATTGA
- the LOC118409585 gene encoding metastasis-associated protein MTA3-like (The sequence of the model RefSeq protein was modified relative to this genomic sequence to represent the inferred CDS: added 187 bases not found in genome assembly), which produces MAANMYRVGDYVYFENSSSNPYQIRRIEELTKTPNGNVEAKCVCFYRRRDISSSLISLADKHAKEKEEAALEEERDDAEFENLAEVDRHQLKHKELFLSRQLESLPATHIRGKCSVTLLNETESLQSYLNKEDAFFYTLVYDPVQKTLLADKGEIRVGSRYQAEVPPLLKEDEGDGRELAKMESKIWDPENPLEDRQIDQFMVIARSVGTFARALDCSSSVRQPSLHMSAAAASRDITLFHAMNTLHKTQYDATKAITSLVPQGGPVLCRDEMEEWSASEANLFEEALEKYGKDFNDIRQDFLPWKSLNSIIEYYYMWKTTDRYVQQKRLKAAEAESKLKQVYIPNYNKPNPNQITNKPGTPNSLMNGQGEKPTRACEGCYATNSHQWYSWGPPNMQCRLCSVCWSYWKKMGGLKMPTRLGEKLGEAEGANDFERLAGHMPMHRPFRCTIRDCGKEFKLKAHLARHCATAHGLTIRQSNSPKFTVKTRQAFFLCATPLTRLSRRLCKDILKPRHAARVPFDPVNIASIKIECQTRMPEDPQKVLKKRKRTRPDLSKILGKLGIDVEADSPEWMNGCSIPPEPVLGKPPRTIASCTDRKEYKSMFPDHPVREPKPNAERHSGGDEKPGSVPSNPATILNNVSPPIMKKRPYDQMNGMDGPAAKRSLPMGGPNDMPLKKGDQPAVRQTAMLPGMFSNSAVPRTNQVLNAPGTRPPGVPGMTNHNGSNRQFAKTLAINRPVKRRRINWIDAPDDVFFVATEETRKLRRQLVPAEQRRAARSPCRKVHLPNKPKSAAVPSEPEPIVIED; this is translated from the exons ATGGCGGCGAACATGTACCGAGTTGGAG ACTATGTCTACTTCGAGAACTCATCAAGCAATCCATACCAGATACGTCGAATAGAAGAACTTACCAAG ACTCCAAATGGGAATGTGGAGGCCAAGTGTGTATGTTTCTATCGAAGACGGGACATCTCTAGCAGCCTGATTTCACTAGCAGACAAGCATGCCA aggagaaagaagaag CTGCACTGGAGGAAGAGCGGGATGATGCTGAGTTTGAGAACCTTGCTGAGGTGGACAGACACCAGCTCAAGCACAAGGAGCTGTTCCTGTCCCGGCAGCTGGAATCCCTTCCTGCGACACATATACG GGGGAAGTGCAGTGTTACCCTACTAAATGAGACAGAGTCCCTGCAATCCTACTTGAACAAGGAG GATGCATTCTTCTACACACTGGTTTATGACCCAGTGCAGAAAACACTGCTGGCAGACAAAGGGGAGATAAGGGTAGGCAGCCGGTACCAGGCTGAGGTTCCTCCTCTATTAAAAGAAG ATGAAGGTGATGGCCGAGAATTGGCCAAGATGGAGAGCAAAATTTGGGATCCTGAAAACCCTCTGGAGGACCGACAGATCGATCAGTTTATGGTCATAGCGAG GTCTGTTGGCACATTTGCCCGTGCACTGGACTGTAGCAGCTCAGTTCGGCAGCCTAGCCTCCACATGAGTGCAGCAGCAGCGTCCAGGGATATTACACTG TTCCATGCAATGAACACTCTTCACAAAACCCAGTACGACGCCACAAAAGCCATCACCAGCCTGGTGCCCCAGGGTGGCCCTGTGCTGTGTCGAGATGAGATGGAGGAGTGGTCAGCGTCAGAAGCCAACTTGTTCGAGGAGGCACTAGAAAAATATGGAAAAGATTTCAATGACATAAGACAAGACTTT CTACCATGGAAGTCACTTAACAGTATTATAGAGTACTATTACATGTGGAAAACCACAGACCGATATGTGCAACAG AAACGTTTGAAGGCTGCTGAAGCTGAGAGCAAACTAAAGCAAGTCTACATTCCCAACTA CAACAAGCCCAACCCCAACCAGATCACTAACAAGCCAGGCACACCCAACTCCCTCATGAACGGGCAGGGAGAGAAACCAACCAGGGCCTGTGAAGGCTGCTATG CCACTAACTCACACCAGTGGTACTCGTGGGGACCTCCCAACATGCAATGCCGTCTCTGCTCTGTCTGCTGGAGCTACTGGAAGAAGATGGGTGGCCTCAAGATGCCAACCCGGCTAGGTGAGAAGCTAGGTGAGGCAGAGGGAGCAAATGATTTTG aGCGACTGGCTGGACACATGCCAATGCACAGACCCTTCAGATGTACCATCAGGGACTGTGGCAAG TGCCCTTTGATCCGGTCAACATCGCCTCTATCAAGATAGAAT GCCAAACCCGGATGCCAGAGGATCCACAGAAGGTCCTGAAGAAGCGGAAGCGCACACGGCCTGATCTGAGTAAGATCCTTGGGAAGCTTGGGATTGATGTGGAGGCAGATTCTCCTGAATGGATGAATGGCTGCTCCATCCCGCCAGAGCCGGTATTGGGGAAGCCACCACGAACCATTGCAAGCTGTACTGACAGGAAGG AGTACAAGTCCATGTTCCCAGACCACCCTGTCAGGGAACCCAAACCTAATGCTGAGCGACATTCAGGTGGTGATGAAAAACCTGGGAGTGTTCCCTCCAACCCTGCCACCATCCTCAACAACGTGTCTCCCCCCATCATGAAGAAGCGCCCATACGACCAGATGAATGGGATGGATG GTCCTGCAGCCAAGAGGTCCTTGCCTATGGGAGGCCCCAATGACATGCCACTGAAGAAAG GAGACCAGCCGGCCGTACGGCAGACTGCCATGTTGCCAGGGATGTTCAGTAACAGTGCCGTCCCTCGCACCAATCAG GTGCTGAACGCCCCTGGCACCAGACCCCCTGGGGTCCCAGGGATGACCAATCACAATGGCAGCAACAGGCAGTTCGCGAAGACCCTGGCCATCAACAGGCCCGTCAAGAGACGGCGCATCAACTGGATTGATGCTCCTGATGACGTTTTCTTTGTGGCCACAGAGGAAACCAG GAAGCTCCGTCGGCAGCTGGTTCCAGCAGAGCAGCGCCGTGCTGCCCGATCCCCCTGCAGGAAGGTCCACCTCCCCAACAAGCCCAAGTCAGCTGCCGTCCCCAGTGAACCAGAACCCATCGTCATTGAGGACTAA
- the LOC118409581 gene encoding zinc finger protein 862-like encodes MLNSCIFVLTSLISATTSVTMSRSAKFGLRIPGCQSVNMSKQTSLLRFLSSPNSGHGRGGGRRSNDTQDQDDPEIQETPPEPSEREESGTRRTQFSSGEAEGEGGAHVREENNNIPGPSTASAPPQSESDTEETDSGSSATEEEEEEDESDSDSATEEAAKRPKLCDQVSLDEKAKKKKKKQYKFQDSWMTDDKGKKRWWLKHSRRRIMWCEACKKYDKSGKRNKFIKGCTSMRIKNVRKHEKRPEHKTAVKKLEAENVPVQQRPMQKAVLRMEEKKIDQMQCLFRTSFYLAKQGRPFTDFPGIMRLQKKNGIDVGQTYLNDKEARIFVDFISEEMRKKLSNAVKDSDFIAILADGSTDRGSIEEEVIHVRYLKDNLEPTTVFVALKPLDRGDAPHITEAVVTALKEDLELGESWRDKLTFACFDGAPVNMGNLSGVGVRLLEECPHLIVLQCCAHRLELVFKDVLKEVAYFSTVHDMFTTIYKFYHYSPLNWQGLKNAAEALHIQVLKPPKATGTRWLPHQERALKAITRDHPALVQHLGQLVEHGQLGSGDSRDKAKGILEVVKSVKFVLFALFLAKYLDLVCSVSKVFQDNESTLESVFRRVDSVVKSLTKLCSPLKLTRLMSEVEERDGTVLWKGSTLHMGRAQRGRPSDLAAHRGEVIRDCQQILNSTLHHLGRRFDALLSQSVLSAARVFQFSSWQQEDEEEEEDDTEDDIEEDKLRKIYRHFQRPLEVNGFELESALREWHELKRVCRTQLSGMRRPPSFKDFWVMMLRREEQEYRNVFQLLRLVLTIPIHTAECERSFSLMNRVKTDWRSCLAPACLTSLMAISLSEQSVETFDPVPAIRLWWTAGRRRPSTAPYGPRPRGETETPISDSTSSEEEQ; translated from the exons ATGTTAAATTCGTGCATTTTCGTCTTAACCTCGCTGATCTCCGCGACCACATCGGTCACGATGTCAAGGTCGGCAAAATTCGGTCTTAGAATTCCCGGATGTCAAAGCGTGAACATGTCAAAGCAAACATCTTTGCTACGCTTCCTAAGTAGCCCAAACTCAGGGCATGGGCGTGGGGGTGGACGCCGAAGCAACGACACTCAAGATCAAGATGATCCAGAGATCCAAGAAACACCGCCTGAGCCTTCAGAGCGTGAGGAATCAGGAACCAGAAGAACCCAATTTTCCTCCGGCGAggcagagggggaggggggcgcccaCGTGCgcgaggaaaataacaacattCCAGGGCCGTCCACGGCGTCGGCTCCCCCCCAGTCGGAGTCCGATACAGAAGAAACAGACAGCGGGTCTTCAgcgacagaagaagaagaagaagaagatgaatcCGACAGCGATTCTGCGACAGAAGAAGCTGCCAAAAGGCCAAAGCTTTGT gACCAAGTGTCCTTGGATGAGAAGgccaaaaagaagaagaagaaacaatacaaattcCAGGATTCCTGGATGACTGACGACAAGGGAAAAAAGAGATGGTGGCTGAAACACTCTAGAAGGCGCATTATGTGGTGTGAGGCATGCaagaaatatgataaaagtGGGAAGAGAAATAAATTCATCAAAGGATGTACATCAATGAGAATAAAGAATGTGcgaaaacatgaaaaaagacCAGAACACAAAACTGCAGTTAAGAAATTGGAAGCTGAAAATGTACCAGTTCAGCAGAGACCAATGCAGAAAGCAGTATTACGAATGGAGGAAAAGAAAATTGATCAGATGCAATGTTTGTTTAGAACGTCATTTTATCTGGCAAAGCAAGGGAGACCATTTACAGATTTTCCGGGTATTATGCGACTGCAGAAGAAGAATGGTATCGATGTGGGGCAAACATACCTCAACGACAAAGAGGCAAGGATCTTTGTAGACTTTATATCAGAAGAAATGCGTAAAAAGTTGTCAAATGCGGTAAAAGATTCTGATTTTATCGCCATATTAGCCGATGGCAGTACTGATAGAGGGTCTATTGAAGAGGAGGTTATCCATGTCAGATACCTCAAGGACAACCTGGAGCCAACTACAGTGTTTGTTGCGCTAAAGCCCCTTGACAGAGGAGATGCTCCGCACATTACGGAGGCTGTGGTAACAGCTTTGAAGGAAGACCTTGAGTTGGGAGAGTCCTGGAGAGATAAACTTACTTTTGCATGCTTTGACGGCGCACCCGTAAACATGGGGAACCTTAGCGGAGTTGGGGTACGCTTACTAGAGGAATGTCCGCACCTCATTGTCCTGCAATGTTGTGCGCACAGACTCGAACTTGTCTTCAAGGACGTATTGAAAGAAGTAGCATACTTCTCCACAGTTCATGATATGTTTACTACTATCTACAAATTCTACCACTACTCACCCTTAAATTGGCAGGGACTTAAGAATGCTGCAGAAGCTCTCCACATTCAGGTCCTGAAACCGCCCAAGGCAACTGGTACGAGGTGGCTGCCACACCAAGAGCGTGCCTTAAAAGCCATTACACGAGACCATCCCGCCCTGGTCCAGCATCTTGGACAGCTTGTAGAACATGGTCAACTGGGGAGTGGTGATAGCCGGGACAAAGCAAAGGGAATCCTCGAGGTGGTAAAATCTGTCAAGTTTGTGTTGTTTGCACTGTTCTTGGCAAAATACCTGGACCTTGTGTGTTCAGTGTCCAAAGTCTTTCAGGATAATGAAAGTACTCTGGAATCTGTTTTCAGGCGGGTAGACAGTGTGGTAAAATCTTTGACTAAGTTGTGCAGCCCCTTGAAGCTGACCAGACTCATGTCTGAGGTGGAGGAAAGGGATGGGACAGTGCTGTGGAAGGGATCCACATTGCACATGGGAAGAGCACAGCGTGGTAGACCATCAGATCTTGCTGCACATAGGGGAGAAGTCATCAGAGATTGTCAGCAGATTCTCAATTCAACTTTACATCATCTCGGTCGTAGATTTGATGCTTTGCTCAGTCAGTCTGTACTCTCTGCAGCAAGAGTCTTCCAGTTCTCCAGCTGGCAACAggaagatgaagaggaggaagaggatgaCACTGAAGATGACATTGAGGAAGACAAACTGAGGAAAATCTACAGACACTTCCAAAGACCACTGGAAGTGAATGGGTTTGAGCTTGAAAGTGCCTTAAGAGAGTGGCATGAGCTGAAAAGAGTTTGCAGGACCCAGCTGTCCGGTATGCGAAGACCGCCATCATTTAAGGACTTTTGGGTGATGATGTTAAGGCGCGAGGAACAAGAGTACAGGAATGTGTTCCAACTACTTCGCCTGGTACTGACAATCCCCATACATACGGCGGAGTGTGAGAGGTCGTTTTCGCTAATGAATCGAGTCAAAACAGACTGGCGGTCTTGTCTTGCCCCTGCATGTCTCACAAGCCTGATGGCAATATCATTGAGTGAACAATCAGTTGAAACATTTGACCCTGTGCCTGCCATAAGGCTGTGGTGGACAGCAGGGAGGCGACGACCTTCAACTGCCCCTTATGGGCCCAGACCACGTGGTGAGACTGAAACTCCCATTTCAGATTCAACAAGCTCAGAAGAGGAACAGTAA